From the genome of Sporomusa sphaeroides DSM 2875:
TGATACTATTGTAAATTTTTATGGAGCTCTTGGATTTGAACAAACAGAAATTGAGGATAACCTGGTGGTGCTGGGTATTGAGCTTTCTGCCACAGGTGACTATGCTTTACTCACCGATGATAACGGCAAAATGCCGGACAACCTAAACCAGCCTGTTACTTTTGCCTGTTATACACCGGATGATGCCTATCTTTGGAACGCCGGTTTCAAAAACTCCGCTCTATTCAAAGAGGTTTGGGAGACAGCAGCTACCATTGAGGACAAACTGGCTGCCGTCCGCAAATATCGTGAAGCCAATGAAGTATTCTAGTACCTTGTCTTACCTAAAATTTGAGATTAGATAGCAAGGATTTTTTCGCCCTGCTAGGCGGAGGAGCCGCGCATATCGGACATATGTAAGGCGACGACAACAACGCAGGGCGGAAAAAGACTGCTATATAATCCAAAGAATTAGGTGAGACGAGGTACTAGCATAGCTGCCGAAAGGCGAGATTGCACATATGCTGGCAATCTCGCCTTTATTCATTTGCTGCATTTTTAGTTGGTCAGGCTGCGGACCGGTGCCGGAATTCGCCCGCCGCGGGCAATAAAGTCATCAGATTTGAATTTGCTGACAGCCAGTATCGGGCTATAGCCCAATAAGCCGCCGAACTCAACACTATCGCCAACTTTTTTGCCGGGTACGGGAATAATCCGGACAGCTGTCGTCTTGTTATTGATCATGCCAATGGCGGCTTCGTCGGCAATAATGGCCGAAATGGTAGCCGCCGAAGTATCGCCAGGTACGGCGATCATATCAAGGCCAACCGAACATACACAGGTCATGGCTTCCAGCTTTTCTAAGGACAGGCTGCCACGCTCGACGGCAGCAATCATGCCGGCATCTTCACTGACAGGGATGAAAGCGCCGCTGAGACCGCCAACATGCGAGGAAGCCATTAAGCCGCCTTTTTTGACAGCATCATTCAGGAGCGCCAATGCGGCTGTTGTCCCGGGAGCTCCACAACTTTCTATGCCCATCTCTTCCAGGATATGTGCTACACTGTCACCAACTGCGGGTGTCGGGGCCAAGGATAAATCAATAATGCCAAAAGGATGACCAAGCCTCCGTGCCGCTTCCTGCGCCACTAATTGGCCGACACGGGTAATTTTAAAGGCCGTGCGTTTGATGGTTTCGGCCACAGTGCTAAAGTCGCGCCCGCGCACATCTTCCAGCGCCCGTTTGACAACACCGGGACCTGATACTCCCACATGGATGGTAGTCTCTGGTTCACCCACACCATGGAAGGCCCCTGCCATAAACGGGTTGTCCTCCGGTGCGTTAGCAAATACCACAAGCTTGGCGCAGCCTAACGCATCCCGGTCTTTGGTGCGTTCAGCCGTAAGCTTAATGATTTCACCCATTTCCCGGACGCAATCCATATTAATTCCGGCTTTGGTGGAGCCCAGATTGACTGAGGAACATACTCTCTCGGTTACGGCTAGCGCCTCCGGAATGGAGCGAATCAATATGCGGTCACCATTGGTGTAGCCTTTTTCCACCAGTGCGGAAAATCCGCCGATAAAGTTTACACCCACTTCTTTAGCCGCCGCGTCCAGCGCCCGGGCCACTTCAACATAGCTGTCGGTCTGGCAGCTTTCGGCAGCAATGGCAATAGGAGTTACCGAAATACGTTTGTTGATGATAGGAATACCATATTCGGCCTCAATGTCTTCTCCTGTCTGCACCAGCTTCTCAGCCGTACGGGTCACTTTATCATAAATATTGCGGCAAAGCACCTTGCTGTCCGGATGACCGCAGTCCCGCAGGCTGATACCCATCGTAATCGTCCGGATATCCAGCTTATTTTCTTCAATCATGCGGTTAGTATCATTAACATCCTGCATTGTGAACATATGTATTACCTCCAAGCTTACGACTACACACGGTGCATTATTTTAAAGATATCTTCATGCTGCACTTTGATATCAAGGCCCATGGCAGCACCCTTTTCTCCCAGCAGGTGACCCAGATCCTTCAGGCTGATAATGGACTGACCCATATCGACAATCATAACCATGTTAAAAAATCCATTAAGTATATTCTGATTGATATTAAGGATATTAACATTGTTTTCTGCCAAAATGTTGCTAATCATGGCAATTATGCCAACTCTGTCCTGCCCGACAATTGTTATGACAGTTTTCACATTCTCACACTCCAATAAAAATCGTATTCTATCTACTAATGGTATGAATAATATTATACTCATTTTCCGGAAAAAGCCAAGTATAACTGAGAAAAGAAAAACACCTGCCACATATGCAGGTGCCGGTCCCTTGGCTTGCTGTTAAGCGTTTGGCCGTTTGTGCAGCAGAAATTCATACGCTACTAATGCTGCTTTAGCACCATCGCCGGCAGCAATTACAATTTGCTTGTCAGGGCCGTTGGTGACATCACCGGCAGCAAACAAGCCCGGTAGTTTGGTGCGTGTACGGCAATCGGTGTTAATTTCGCGGTATTTGTTAAAGTCCACTACTCCCTCACAATATTCGGTGTTGGGCTCTAAGCCGATTTCCACAAAAATTCCCTGCACATCAAGTTCTGTTTGTTCCCGGGTATCATTGCTGACCAGTACCAGCTTTTCCACCGCTTGCGAGCCTGTAATGGCGGTTGTCGTGTAACCCATAAATTCAACGACAGGGCGCTTAAGTTCTTTAAGTTTTTCAATAATAATCGGGTCAGCGTTGTAGCCGGCAATGGATATCAGGTATACTTTTTCGGCAATCGGGCTGATTTCAATAGCTGCCTGCAGCGCCGAGTTGCCGCCGCCGATTACGGCTACCGTTTTACCGGCATACAGGGGGCCGTCGCAGGTAGCGCAATAACTGACACCCCGCCCGGTAAACTCAGCTTCACCCGGCACTGCCAGACGGCGCGGCCGCTTGCCTGAAGCAACAATAACCGTTTGGGCCCGATATTCTTCCCCGTCGCCGGTTACACTAAAGGTGCCATCATCATTGGCAGCAAGTTTGGTAACTTCTTCATATTTTATTTCAATCGGGAATTTCCTCACCTGTTCATCAAACTTTTCCATCAGCTCCGGCCCGGTGACAAACTGATAGCCCATATAATTCTCAATATCCATGGTCCACATCGGCTGTCCGCCAAACTCTTTAGTAATTAGCAAAGCATTCATCCTCTTGCGCGCCGCATATACGGCTGCCGTCATCCCTGCCGGTCCCCCGCCGATAATAATCAGCTCATACAAGATTATCACCCTCATGTTTATTATTTCTTTTCTGTGAGGATGACTGGCGTACGCCGCTAATCATCCTTTTTTGCTCCTATAAAGACTATATGTCAGTGCTTCCTCGTTTGCTACCATTCTGCCGGCAGTCACATCAGCGATAAAGAGTGTATGGGTACCGACATCCAGCGTTTGCAGTACCTTCGCTTCAACATAAGCAAGACAGTTTGTGAGGATCGGGCAGCCGTTCTGCCCGGAAAGATATTCTATCCCGGCAAATTTATCTACATTCCGGCCTGACTGATAACCAAACCGCCTGACAGCCTCGGTTTGCTCGGTTCCCAGCATCGACACGGCAAAAATGCCACTGTCCATAACATATTGATGGGTCAGATTCCTTTTGTTAAGACAAATAGAAATCCGTAACGGCTTGCTTGTCAGCTGAAATACGGTATTGCAGCATTGTCCGTTGATGCTGTTATCTTTAATGGACGTAACGATGTACAAGCCATAACTGATTTTATCCATCGCAGAATTCGCGGTATCCAGCCCGGCTTCAGCTACCGCCTCACGGGTGAGTGAGACAGTCTCATCCAGCAGCAATACAAATAGTTCTGCGCTGACACCACATAAGGGACAGCTGTCCGGTGGAGTATCGCCTGTATGAACATAATCGCACAC
Proteins encoded in this window:
- a CDS encoding flavin reductase, encoding MNKWRCNVCGYIHEGEKAPAECPVCGVGPEEFAIFTEKVEQRQPGKRWKCTVCDYVHTGDTPPDSCPLCGVSAELFVLLLDETVSLTREAVAEAGLDTANSAMDKISYGLYIVTSIKDNSINGQCCNTVFQLTSKPLRISICLNKRNLTHQYVMDSGIFAVSMLGTEQTEAVRRFGYQSGRNVDKFAGIEYLSGQNGCPILTNCLAYVEAKVLQTLDVGTHTLFIADVTAGRMVANEEALTYSLYRSKKG
- a CDS encoding ACT domain-containing protein; protein product: MKTVITIVGQDRVGIIAMISNILAENNVNILNINQNILNGFFNMVMIVDMGQSIISLKDLGHLLGEKGAAMGLDIKVQHEDIFKIMHRV
- a CDS encoding NAD(P)/FAD-dependent oxidoreductase: MYELIIIGGGPAGMTAAVYAARKRMNALLITKEFGGQPMWTMDIENYMGYQFVTGPELMEKFDEQVRKFPIEIKYEEVTKLAANDDGTFSVTGDGEEYRAQTVIVASGKRPRRLAVPGEAEFTGRGVSYCATCDGPLYAGKTVAVIGGGNSALQAAIEISPIAEKVYLISIAGYNADPIIIEKLKELKRPVVEFMGYTTTAITGSQAVEKLVLVSNDTREQTELDVQGIFVEIGLEPNTEYCEGVVDFNKYREINTDCRTRTKLPGLFAAGDVTNGPDKQIVIAAGDGAKAALVAYEFLLHKRPNA
- a CDS encoding PFL family protein produces the protein MFTMQDVNDTNRMIEENKLDIRTITMGISLRDCGHPDSKVLCRNIYDKVTRTAEKLVQTGEDIEAEYGIPIINKRISVTPIAIAAESCQTDSYVEVARALDAAAKEVGVNFIGGFSALVEKGYTNGDRILIRSIPEALAVTERVCSSVNLGSTKAGINMDCVREMGEIIKLTAERTKDRDALGCAKLVVFANAPEDNPFMAGAFHGVGEPETTIHVGVSGPGVVKRALEDVRGRDFSTVAETIKRTAFKITRVGQLVAQEAARRLGHPFGIIDLSLAPTPAVGDSVAHILEEMGIESCGAPGTTAALALLNDAVKKGGLMASSHVGGLSGAFIPVSEDAGMIAAVERGSLSLEKLEAMTCVCSVGLDMIAVPGDTSAATISAIIADEAAIGMINNKTTAVRIIPVPGKKVGDSVEFGGLLGYSPILAVSKFKSDDFIARGGRIPAPVRSLTN